From Carya illinoinensis cultivar Pawnee chromosome 5, C.illinoinensisPawnee_v1, whole genome shotgun sequence, one genomic window encodes:
- the LOC122311364 gene encoding wall-associated receptor kinase 2-like, whose translation MAAFRRMLLYVACVVVMLSKMAAAAASLAKPNCQNWCGNVEIPYPFGTTENCYLNDNYFINCSNSQPLWGNHVVTNISIQGELEILMFIAIQCYQNSSAVPVVDHSFYLPYPTVTISNTKNKLVGIGCDTYASLSAYQNNEPYFLACSSTCQSLMNVVNGSCNFHGCCQIEIPTGLKNFTLEAGSNYNHTNVSKFNPCSSAFVAKKDEFKFSSDYLGKMPAPDINDTFPMVLDWVIGTYETCETARSKPDYVCGQNTSSCDNPPEGVDGYRCKCKEGYEGNPYLHDGCQDINECLQVPKPCHAKAKCTNTGGSFSCTCRKDYKGDGKMNGTGCSPKVSHFKNIIIALIAISIGLSALFVVGSSVYCGLKRKRLFKLKEKFFEQNGGFLLQQKLSNDRTSMEVAKIFSAEELEKATNNYDESRVLGQGSFGTVYRGILPDNNQVAIKKSKLCDQSQIEQFINEVIVLTQINHRNVVKLLGCCLETEVPLLVYECITNGTLSAHIHDKVLSSSLSWRKRLKIAADTAGALAYLHFSTSMPIIHRDVKPANILLDNNYTAKVSDFGTSRLVPLDQTQLTTLVKGTLGYLDPEYFHSSQLTEKSDVYSFGVVVAELLTGKKALSFDRPESDRSLAVIFSSAVKEDRLHQILEDHIVSDGNINEINKVAKLVMQCLCVRGEDRPNMKEVAMELEGLRSMDQKHQLGKVDLYTKEAECLVTPPAQYSFSINGVNNDDSSTSATMGYESMRNQDLKPLILNSGR comes from the exons ATGGCGGCTTTCCGTAGGATGCTCTTGTACGTGGCATGTGTTGTTGTGATGTTGTCGAAAATGGCAGCAGCAGCAGCTTCATTAGCCAAGCCAAACTGCCAGAACTGGTGTGGAAATGTTGAGATCCCTTATCCATTTGGCACAACGGAAAATTGCTACCTTaatgataattattttatcaattgtAGCAATTCCCAACCACTCTGGGGAAACCATGTTGTCACCAACATTTCCATCCAAGGCGAGCTTGAAATCTTGATGTTTATAGCCATTCAATGTTACCAAAACTCGAGTGCTGTGCCTGTGGTTGACCACTCGTTCTATCTCCCTTACCCCACTGTCACAATTTCCAACACCAAAAACAAGCTAGTGGGCATCGGCTGTGACACTTACGCCTCCCTCTCTGCTTACCAGAACAATGAACCCTACTTCCTTGCCTGCAGCTCTACGTGTCAAAGTCTTATGAATGTCGTCAATGGATCTTGCAACTTTCATGGGTGTTGCCAAATTGAAATCCCAACAGGATTGAAGAACTTTACTTTGGAGGCAGGTAGCAATTACAATCACACAAATGTCTCTAAATTCAACCCATGCAGCTCTGCTTTTGTGGCTAAAAAAGATGAGTTCAAATTTTCCTCTGATTATCTTGGAAAAATGCCAGCGCCTGACATAAATGATACTTTTCCAATGGTTCTTGATTGGGTAATCGGTACTTATGAAACATGTGAAACTGCTCGGAGCAAGCCGGATTACGTTTGTGGACAGAACACCTCATCATGTGATAATCCCCCAGAAGGGGTTGATGGATATCGTTGCAAGTGCAAAGAAGGTTATGAAGGAAACCCATACCTCCATGATGGTTGCCAAG ATATTAATGAGTGCCTGCAAGTTCCAAAACCTTGCCATGCTAAAGCAAAATGCACCAACACTGGAGGGAGTTTCAGTTGTACTTGTCGCAAGGATTACAAAGGCGATGGAAAGATGAATGGAACAGGTTGCAGTCCTAAAGTCAGCCATTTCAAGAACATCATTATTGCACTAATTG CTATCAGCATTGGCCTTTCAGCATTGTTTGTGGTAGGTTCTTCAGTATATTGTGGACTAAAGAGAAAAAGACTTTTCAAGCTAAAAGAGAAATTCTTCGAACAAAATGGTGGCttcttgttgcaacaaaaactctcaaatgatagAACTTCCATGGAGGTGGCCAAAATCTTTAGTGCAGAAGAACTTGAAAAGGCTACAAACAATTATGATGAGAGTAGAGTACTTGGTCAAGGAAGCTTTGGAACTGTTTACAGAGGAATCTTACCAGATAATAATCAGGTCGccattaaaaaatcaaaactttgtGATCAGAGCCAAATTGAGCAATTCATAAATGAGGTAATTGTGCTTACCCAAATTAACCATAGAAACGTGGTTAAGCTATTAGGTTGTTGTCTAGAAACAGAAGTGCCATTACTAGTTTATGAATGCATCACAAATGGAACTCTTTCGGCCCACATTCATGATAAAGTGctatcatcctcactctcaTGGAGAAAGCGTTTGAAGATAGCAGCAGATACTGCAGGAGCACTTGCATACTTGCATTTTTCGACTTCCATGCCAATTATACACAGGGATGTCAAACCTGCAAATATACTTTTGGATAATAACTATACAGCAAAGGTATCTGACTTTGGGACTTCAAGATTGGTCCCCCTTGATCAAACACAATTAACTACTTTGGTGAAGGGAACTTTGGGGTACTTAGACCCAGAATACTTCCATAGTAGTCAACTTACAGAAAAAAGTGATGTTTACAGCTTTGGGGTTGTTGTGGCCGAGTTATTGACTGGTAAGAAAGCACTTTCTTTTGATAGGCCTGAAAGTGATAGAAGTTTGGCAGTAATCTTTAGTTCTGCAGTAAAAGAGGATCGCTTACATCAAATTCTTGAGGACCATATTGTAAGCGATGGTAATATTAATGAGATAAACAAAGTTGCTAAGCTTGTAATGCAGTGCTTATGTGTAAGAGGAGAGGATAGGCCAAATATGAAGGAAGTGGCAATGGAGCTAGAGGGGTTGAGAAGTATGGATCAAAAGCATCAATTGGGAAAGGTTGATCTCTATACAAAAGAGGCTGAATGCTTAGTCACTCCACCTGCACAGTACTCTTTCAGCATTAATGGTGTCAATAATGATGATTCTTCGACCAGCGCAACAATGGGGTATGAAAGTATGagaaaccaagacttgaaaccATTGATATTGAATTCTGGTAGATGA